Proteins encoded by one window of Sorex araneus isolate mSorAra2 chromosome 3, mSorAra2.pri, whole genome shotgun sequence:
- the LOC101540644 gene encoding olfactory receptor 4F15-like has translation MNKTNYSSVSEFVFLGLSASRPIQHVLLAFSLVLYIIIFLGNLIVVFTVIIDSHLHSPMYFLLANLSFIDLCLSTLTVPKMISDLFSGNKTISFQGCVVQIIGIHILGGSEMVLLISMALDRYVAICRPLHYLTVMNPRMCIVLLCSAWTIGLIHAVAQLAFVVRLPFCGPNEIDSFYCDLPWFIKLACADTYGLEFMVTANSGFISMGTFFLLIISYIYILFTVWKRSSVGLSKALSTLSAHITVVVLFFGPCIVIYMWPFPTVPVDKFLAILDFMITPIMNPAIYTLRNKDMKMSMKRLSSQLLGLRVSPK, from the coding sequence atgaataaaacaaattacTCTTCAGTGTCTGAATTTGTGTTCCTGGGACTCTCTGCCTCTAGACCAATACAGCATGTACTCCTTGCCTTCTCTTTGGTActttacataataatttttctgGGAAACCTTATTGTTGTGTTTACAGTGATCATTGATTCCCATTTACATTCCCCCATGTATTTTCTTTTAGCCAATCTCTCATTTATTGATTTGTGTCTTTCTACCTTAACAGTTCCTAAGATGATTTCTGACTTGTTTTCTGGGAACAAAACTATCTCTTTCCAGGGTTGCGTCGTCCAGATAATTGGTATTCACATTCTGGGTGGATCTGAGATGGTGCTGCTCATCTCCATGGCCTTGGATCGATATGTGGCCATATGCAGACCCCTCCACTACTTGACTGTTATGAATCCACGGATGTGTATTGTGCTTTTATGCAGTGCTTggacaattggcctcattcacgcAGTGGCCCAGTTAGCATTTGTGGTCCGCTTGCCTTTTTGTGGTCCCAATGAGATAGATAGCTTTTATTGCGACCTTCCTTGGTTTATCAAACTTGCTTGTGCGGACACCTATGGACTGGAATTCATGGTTACTGCCAATAGCGGATTTATTTCCATGGGAACCTTCTTTTTACTGATTATCTCCTATATCTACATCTTGTTTACTGTATGGAAACGTTCTTCAGTTGGTTTGTCAAAGGCCCTTTCTACTCTCTCAGCTCACATCACTGTGGTAGTTTTATTCTTTGGACCATGTATTGTGATTTACATGTGGCCATTTCCCACAGTACCAGTGGATAAATTTCTTGCCATTTTGGACTTTATGATTACACCCATTATGAATCCAGCCATTTATACACTTAGGAACAAAGACATGAAGATGTCAATGAAGAGACTGAGTAGTCAACTTCTGGGTTTGAGGGTATCCCCTAAGTAG